Proteins from a genomic interval of Trueperaceae bacterium:
- a CDS encoding BTAD domain-containing putative transcriptional regulator produces the protein MRLAYFDASILDDDGVPVALRYRKAAALVFYLATEERAVPRPDLAALFWPDADETSAKNNLRLALADVRKRIGDVLDADRRTVRLRPDVALENDLADFDAWARFEAPAGERPVGADGTTPVLPGLDATDAPEFAEWVDALRERVVRTAVDAWTAASDAYLREGRDEAAVDALRTALACRSWDEPTHRRLARLLASLGRRDAALAQVDAARLEIRRQLDQGPSAALDALAASLAARDAGAPGMPGAPPAPLGIVGRTAEILEIERAFLEDEQRAVVVPGAPGMGASTVAWAAARVLAPRFLGGVATWSARDVRTPDALARALRDHRPDAGDAPALLFVDDVPHLA, from the coding sequence ATGCGGCTGGCCTACTTCGACGCCTCCATCCTCGACGACGACGGCGTTCCGGTCGCGCTGCGCTACCGGAAGGCGGCGGCGCTCGTGTTCTACCTCGCGACGGAGGAGCGGGCGGTCCCCCGCCCCGACCTCGCCGCCCTGTTCTGGCCCGACGCGGACGAGACCAGCGCCAAGAACAACCTGCGCCTCGCGCTCGCCGACGTCCGCAAGCGGATCGGGGACGTCCTGGACGCCGACCGCCGCACCGTCCGCCTGCGCCCCGACGTGGCGCTGGAAAACGACCTCGCCGACTTCGACGCCTGGGCGCGCTTCGAGGCGCCGGCCGGGGAGCGCCCGGTCGGCGCGGACGGCACCACCCCGGTCCTGCCGGGCCTCGACGCGACCGACGCGCCCGAGTTCGCGGAGTGGGTCGACGCCCTCCGCGAGCGCGTGGTCCGCACCGCCGTGGACGCCTGGACCGCGGCGAGCGACGCCTACCTGCGCGAGGGCCGCGACGAGGCGGCGGTCGACGCGCTCCGCACCGCGCTCGCCTGCCGCTCGTGGGACGAACCGACCCACCGTCGCCTCGCGCGCCTCCTGGCCAGCCTCGGGCGGCGCGACGCCGCGCTCGCGCAGGTCGACGCCGCCCGCCTCGAGATCCGCCGGCAGCTCGACCAGGGGCCGTCCGCCGCGCTGGACGCGCTCGCCGCGAGCCTCGCGGCGCGCGACGCCGGCGCGCCCGGCATGCCGGGCGCGCCGCCCGCCCCGCTGGGGATCGTCGGACGCACCGCGGAGATCCTCGAGATCGAGCGGGCGTTCCTGGAGGACGAACAGCGCGCCGTCGTCGTGCCCGGCGCGCCCGGGATGGGCGCCTCGACGGTCGCGTGGGCCGCCGCCCGCGTCCTCGCCCCCCGCTTCCTCGGGGGGGTCGCGACGTGGAGCGCGCGGGACGTGCGGACGCCCGACGCGCTCGCGCGGGCGTTGCGGGACCACCGACCCGACGCGGGCGACGCGCCGGCGCTGCTGTTCGTCGACGACGTCCCCCACCTCGC
- the hemN gene encoding oxygen-independent coproporphyrinogen III oxidase, which yields MANASAVPPTADARTTAERLARYDRPGPRYTSYPTAVEFHEGFGPDAYAATLAAAARRPDDPLSAYVHLPFCAERCAFCGCNVIVGRDQGLADRYLDHLEREIALVAEALGERRTVVQLHWGGGTPTFFTTAQMARLMDAFEAAFALAPGAEVAIEVDPRVTTPEQVAWLAERGFTRVSMGVQDFDAAVQDAIGRHQTALQTTALYRRFRAAGVASINLDLVYGLPAQTLDSFDATLDRTLALRPDRVAVYAYAHLPRAQKNQTRIDETLLPSQETRLLSFGLARQRFLEAGYVPIGMDHFALPGDGLARAAEDRTLHRNFMGYTTQVAPDVVAFGTSAIGEVDGAFAQNTKKLNRYEAALAEDRFPVERGYARTADDALRSDVIRALMVNLHLDVRDVERRHGIDFAAYFADALATLRAGPEPDGFVRIAPDTLEVTEAGRLFVRNVAMAFDAHLAKHQGTGRFSRTV from the coding sequence ATGGCGAACGCATCCGCGGTGCCCCCCACCGCCGACGCCCGGACGACGGCGGAGCGCCTCGCGCGCTACGACCGGCCCGGTCCGCGCTACACGTCCTACCCGACCGCCGTCGAGTTCCACGAGGGCTTCGGGCCCGACGCGTACGCCGCGACCCTCGCGGCCGCCGCCCGCCGGCCCGACGACCCGCTGTCGGCGTACGTGCACCTTCCCTTCTGCGCGGAACGCTGCGCCTTCTGCGGGTGCAACGTCATCGTCGGCCGCGACCAGGGGCTGGCGGACCGGTACCTCGACCACCTCGAGCGCGAGATCGCGCTCGTCGCGGAGGCGCTCGGGGAGCGCCGCACCGTCGTGCAACTCCATTGGGGGGGCGGGACGCCGACCTTCTTCACGACCGCGCAGATGGCGCGCCTGATGGACGCGTTCGAGGCGGCGTTCGCGCTCGCGCCCGGCGCGGAGGTCGCCATCGAGGTCGACCCGCGCGTCACGACCCCCGAGCAGGTCGCTTGGCTCGCGGAGCGCGGCTTCACGCGCGTCTCGATGGGGGTCCAGGATTTCGACGCCGCGGTGCAGGACGCGATCGGGCGGCACCAGACGGCGCTGCAGACGACCGCCCTCTACCGCCGCTTCCGCGCGGCGGGGGTCGCGTCGATCAACCTCGATCTCGTGTACGGCCTCCCGGCGCAGACCCTCGATTCGTTCGACGCGACCCTGGACCGCACCCTCGCGCTGCGGCCCGACCGGGTCGCGGTGTACGCCTACGCGCACCTCCCGCGCGCCCAGAAGAACCAGACGCGCATCGACGAGACCCTCCTTCCGTCCCAGGAGACCCGCCTCCTGTCGTTCGGTCTCGCCCGCCAGCGCTTCCTGGAGGCCGGCTACGTCCCGATCGGCATGGATCACTTCGCGCTGCCCGGCGACGGCCTCGCCCGCGCGGCGGAGGACCGCACCCTGCACCGCAACTTCATGGGCTACACGACGCAGGTCGCGCCCGACGTCGTCGCGTTCGGGACGAGCGCCATCGGGGAGGTCGACGGCGCGTTCGCGCAGAACACGAAGAAGCTCAACCGCTACGAGGCCGCCCTCGCCGAGGACCGCTTCCCCGTCGAGCGGGGCTACGCCCGCACGGCGGACGACGCGCTGCGCAGCGACGTCATTCGCGCGTTGATGGTGAACCTGCACCTCGACGTGCGCGACGTCGAACGGCGGCACGGCATCGACTTCGCCGCGTACTTCGCCGACGCCCTCGCGACGCTCCGTGCGGGCCCCGAGCCGGACGGCTTCGTGCGGATCGCGCCCGACACCCTCGAGGTCACCGAGGCCGGCCGCCTGTTCGTCCGCAACGTCGCGATGGCGTTCGACGCGCACCTCGCGAAGCACCAGGGGACCGGCCGCTTCTCCCGCACCGTGTGA
- a CDS encoding aminotransferase class V-fold PLP-dependent enzyme: MPKFETLQVHAGYETVDPTTKSATVPIHPTTAYAFDDADHAARLFALQEFGNIYSRIMNPTNDVLEKRLAALEGGAMAVAVASGHAAEFLAITTVAQAGDNVVASPHLYGGTRNLFAVTLPRLGIDVRFTDPDATPEAFDALIDERTRAVYLESLPNPSLRIVDLGAIADAAHARGVAVMVDNTAGMGGYLLRPIEHGADVVLHSATKWINGHGAGIGGVAIDAGTMDWGNGRYPLFTDPSPSYHGLNFWETFGTDGPFGNVAFAIRARVEGLRDLGASLSPHAAWTHLQGLETLSLRAERTVATTRALADWLRTRDGVHAVNHPDLPDHPDHERAQRLFPRGAGGVVTFEVEGGLEPGKRFLDALQLCSRLVNLGDSKTSVTHPASTTHAQLSEAELTAAGVSPGMIRVATGLEHVDDLIEDLDQALATALRG; this comes from the coding sequence ATGCCGAAGTTCGAGACGCTGCAGGTGCACGCCGGGTACGAGACCGTCGACCCGACCACGAAGTCCGCGACCGTCCCCATCCACCCCACCACCGCGTACGCGTTCGACGACGCCGACCACGCCGCACGGCTGTTCGCGCTGCAGGAGTTCGGCAACATCTACAGCCGCATCATGAACCCCACGAACGACGTCCTCGAGAAACGCCTCGCAGCGCTCGAGGGGGGCGCGATGGCGGTCGCGGTCGCCAGCGGGCACGCCGCGGAGTTCCTGGCGATCACGACCGTCGCGCAGGCCGGCGACAACGTCGTCGCCAGCCCCCACCTGTACGGCGGGACCCGCAACCTGTTCGCCGTCACCCTCCCGCGCCTCGGGATCGACGTGCGCTTCACCGACCCCGACGCGACGCCGGAGGCGTTCGACGCCCTCATCGATGAGCGCACCCGCGCGGTGTACCTCGAGAGCCTCCCCAACCCGTCGCTGCGCATCGTGGACCTCGGCGCGATCGCGGACGCCGCGCACGCGCGCGGGGTGGCGGTGATGGTCGACAACACCGCCGGGATGGGCGGGTACCTGCTGCGCCCCATCGAGCACGGCGCGGACGTCGTGCTGCACAGCGCCACGAAGTGGATCAACGGGCACGGCGCCGGGATCGGCGGCGTCGCGATCGACGCCGGCACGATGGACTGGGGGAACGGCCGCTACCCGCTGTTCACCGACCCCAGCCCCAGCTACCACGGCCTGAACTTCTGGGAGACGTTCGGGACGGACGGACCGTTCGGGAACGTCGCCTTCGCCATCCGCGCGCGCGTCGAGGGGCTCCGCGACCTCGGGGCGTCGCTGTCGCCGCACGCCGCCTGGACGCACCTGCAGGGCCTCGAGACGCTCAGCCTGCGGGCGGAGCGGACCGTGGCGACGACCCGGGCGTTGGCGGACTGGTTGCGCACGCGCGACGGCGTGCACGCCGTGAACCACCCGGACCTGCCCGACCATCCCGACCACGAACGCGCCCAGCGGTTGTTCCCCCGCGGGGCGGGGGGCGTCGTGACGTTCGAGGTGGAGGGCGGCCTGGAGCCGGGCAAACGCTTCCTCGACGCGCTGCAGTTGTGCTCCCGCCTCGTGAACCTGGGGGACTCGAAGACGAGCGTCACGCACCCGGCCAGCACCACGCACGCGCAGCTCTCCGAAGCGGAGTTGACGGCGGCGGGCGTGAGCCCCGGCATGATCCGCGTCGCGACCGGCCTGGAGCACGTCGACGACCTGATCGAGGACCTCGACCAGGCGCTCGCCACGGCGCTCCGGGGCTGA
- the hemL gene encoding glutamate-1-semialdehyde 2,1-aminomutase has product MSGSSKAGERSEALFERSKARFPGGVNSPVRAFGSVGGTPRFVQRADGPFVYDVDGVRYLDLVGSWGPMILGHRHPDVERAVEEALRHGTSFGAPTAREVKLADRVVDRYPFVDRLRFTNSGTEATMSALRVARGATGRDKVVKFVGQYHGHADGLLVAAGSGAMTTGVPSSAGVPEAVAAQTLVAPFNDVAALEALFAAHGDEVAAVIVEPVSGNMGVVEPTPAFRAALHDVPRRHGALLVVDEVMTGFRLARGGAIERDGWTPDLVAWGKVLGGGLPVGGFGGTAAAMDHVSPLGKVYQAGTLSGNPLAMAAGAATLDAIDATPGAYERLDAIGAALAQGLRDGAAKAGVPVVVNQVGAMLTVFFRDGEVRDFETAAASDTDAFGRWFHALLARGVWWPPSQFEAAFPSLALTDAMVEDVVGAARAAFADVA; this is encoded by the coding sequence TCGAAGGCGCGCTTCCCCGGCGGCGTGAACTCGCCGGTGCGGGCGTTCGGGTCGGTCGGGGGGACGCCGCGCTTCGTGCAGCGCGCCGACGGACCGTTCGTGTACGACGTCGACGGGGTGCGGTACCTGGACCTGGTCGGCAGTTGGGGCCCGATGATCCTCGGGCACCGCCACCCCGACGTCGAGCGGGCGGTCGAGGAGGCGCTCCGGCACGGCACCTCCTTCGGGGCGCCCACCGCCCGCGAGGTGAAGCTCGCCGACCGGGTCGTCGACCGCTACCCGTTCGTCGACCGGCTGCGCTTCACGAACTCCGGGACGGAGGCGACCATGAGTGCGCTTCGCGTCGCGCGGGGCGCGACGGGGCGCGACAAGGTCGTGAAGTTCGTCGGGCAGTACCACGGGCACGCCGACGGCCTGCTGGTGGCGGCCGGGTCGGGCGCCATGACGACCGGCGTGCCGTCCTCGGCGGGGGTGCCCGAGGCGGTCGCGGCGCAGACCCTCGTCGCGCCGTTCAACGACGTCGCCGCCCTCGAGGCGCTCTTCGCGGCGCACGGCGACGAGGTGGCCGCCGTCATCGTGGAGCCGGTGTCGGGGAACATGGGGGTCGTCGAACCCACGCCGGCGTTCCGCGCGGCGCTGCACGACGTCCCGCGCCGCCACGGCGCACTGTTGGTCGTCGACGAGGTCATGACCGGTTTCCGCCTCGCGCGGGGCGGCGCGATCGAGCGGGACGGCTGGACGCCGGACCTCGTCGCGTGGGGCAAGGTCCTCGGGGGCGGGCTTCCGGTCGGTGGGTTCGGGGGGACGGCGGCCGCGATGGATCACGTCTCCCCCCTCGGGAAGGTCTACCAGGCGGGCACCCTGTCGGGGAACCCGCTGGCGATGGCGGCGGGCGCCGCGACCCTGGACGCGATCGACGCGACCCCCGGCGCGTACGAACGCCTCGACGCGATCGGCGCGGCCCTCGCCCAGGGCCTGCGCGACGGTGCGGCGAAGGCCGGCGTCCCGGTCGTCGTGAACCAGGTCGGCGCCATGCTGACGGTGTTCTTCCGCGACGGGGAGGTCCGCGACTTCGAGACCGCCGCCGCGTCGGACACCGACGCCTTCGGCCGGTGGTTCCACGCCCTCCTCGCGCGGGGGGTGTGGTGGCCGCCCTCGCAGTTCGAGGCGGCGTTCCCCAGCCTGGCGCTCACCGACGCGATGGTGGAGGACGTCGTGGGCGCCGCCCGCGCCGCCTTCGCCGACGTCGCCTGA